The genomic stretch CCCCAAAGTCGCCCTGGGCACCGTCTGGACGGTCGTGCTCGGAGTGGCGCTGGTCGCCGCCTTCGTATGGCTGAGCCTGAGGGTCATTCCCTGGGGCTGGCGATGAGGGAATGGAGGGAGGTGCCCATGACCTGACCACCGTGGCCTCCGTCCACCGTTCGCGTCCTCACAGGGGGAAACCATCATGTCCATCAGCACATCCAGTAGCGGTCCGTTCAACACCATCCTCGGCTGGGTGCCCCGCTGGCTCGGCTTCGTTCTGATCCTGCTCGCCGGGGCCGCATGCATGGTCTCCGGGCTGCTGCTCTCGCCCAGCGCAGGCGTGGTCGCCTTCGGGGTGGCGTTCATCGTCGTCGCCACCCTGTCGTGGGTCAGCGGCGGTGGGGCCACCCCCTCCGTCCGCCCCGGTGATCGCAGTTTCGGCGCGTCGCTCGACCACCTGCCCATGTGGGTGTGGGTCGTGAATGTCGGCCTGATCGTGGTGGCCATTGCCGTCAGGCTCCTGGTGTCCTGAGCCGGCGTCTGGGCGGTTCCTGCGAGTCCGGCGCCCGCACCCCGCCCTGTCCCTCTCTTCGGTCGGATTGAACCCGCCAGCACGGCAGAGGGCCTGGAGCCATCTGACCCCCACCCCCCAGGAGTCCCCATGCCCGGAGCGTTCACCATCACCACCGCCACCAATACCGTGACCCTGGGCCCCGATCGCCAGGGCGAGGCGGCCTTCGTGGTCACCAACGTCAGCGGCCGTCCCATCCAGGGCCGCGCCCTGCTGACGTGGCAGCCCCCGGCCACCGACCGCGCCGCGTGGGCGAGTGTGCAGGGCGATACCGAGCGGGTCTTCCCGATCGCGGGCACCCAGCAGTACGCGGTGAAGTTCACCCTGCCGTCCACGGCCCCGGAGGGCCAGCACATCCTGCGCCTGGACATGCAGGACGTGACCTCGCCCGACGACGTGGTGCAGGGCCAGAGCGTGACCCTCCAGGTGGCCGCACCCCCGCCCAAGAAACCCTTTCCGTGGTGGGTGGTGATTGTGGCCGCCGTGGTGCTGCTGGGGGGCATCGGCGCGTTCGTGCTGCTCCGGCCGAAGCCGGCGACCGTGCCGGTCGTGGCGGGCCAGAGCCTCGTGAAGGCCCAGGAGCTCATCGCGGCCGCCGGCCTGAGGGTCGCGGAGCCGTTGAAAGCTGAGAACAGTGACACGCTGGCGCAGGGGCTGGTCATCCGAAGCGAACCGGCCGAGGGAACGACCCAGGCGCGGGGCACCGCCGTGACCCTGGTCGCGTCCAGCGGCCCGGCCACCTTTCCCATGCCGAATGTCGTGGGCAGCGCGGCGTCGGCGGCCGTCATTGCCCTTCAACAGGCCGGCATCACGAAGTTTGCGCTCGACCGCAGGTACTCGGAGACGGTGCCCGCCGAGCAGGTGATCGACACGACGCCGGGGGCCGGCCAGCTGGTCACGAAGGCCGGCGAGGTCAGAGTGGCCGTGTCGCTCGGCCCGTGCCGGCGGGGCACCCTGGCCTGTCGGCGCGTCATCTCCCCGGTGCTGATCAGTCCGAACCTGCGGTTCCGCAACGACATGCTGCGGGTTCCTGATCAGCCGTGAACCCCCGGGTGTTCTTCGTCGTGCTGGCCCTGCTGGCGCTCGCGGCCTACGTGGCGTCGGGCCTGAGCTTCACCCGCCGGGACGGCACCGCAGCTCCTGGTGACCGTCCTGATACGCCCGCGTGGGCGCAGGGGCTGGGGGCGCGGCTGGTGCGCCACCGGCCCGTACAGGACAGCGATATCCAGGGGCTGCTGGGCTCCTGCACCGATCCGACGAGGCTGTCGCTGGGGGCCGGGCAGGGCTGCTCGTACGTGCTGCGCGCCCTGCCCCGAACCAGCGCCGTGATCCGTGACCTGCGTCTGCGCAGTCCACAGCCATTTCAGGTACAGCTGGTCTACGGCGACCTGAGGGGCAACCCGGAGCCGGCCAAGGTCACGGACGGGCGCTACGACGTGACCGTGGACGTGTCCCGTGACGGCGCGCAGGTGATCGTGACCTGCCTGCTGACGGCGTGCAGCATCCAGCAGGGCGGGCCGTAGGACACCCTCACGCCCGCAGGCGGATGCTCTTGACGGTGGCCACCGCCCCGCCAATGAGCAGCAGGACGCCCCAGATGAACGCCAGGATGGCGATTACGATGGCGCCGATGGCATCGGTGACGCTGACGAGCAGGCCCGGCACCAGGGCGTGTAGCCACGCCAG from Deinococcus sp. AB2017081 encodes the following:
- a CDS encoding PASTA domain-containing protein, yielding MPGAFTITTATNTVTLGPDRQGEAAFVVTNVSGRPIQGRALLTWQPPATDRAAWASVQGDTERVFPIAGTQQYAVKFTLPSTAPEGQHILRLDMQDVTSPDDVVQGQSVTLQVAAPPPKKPFPWWVVIVAAVVLLGGIGAFVLLRPKPATVPVVAGQSLVKAQELIAAAGLRVAEPLKAENSDTLAQGLVIRSEPAEGTTQARGTAVTLVASSGPATFPMPNVVGSAASAAVIALQQAGITKFALDRRYSETVPAEQVIDTTPGAGQLVTKAGEVRVAVSLGPCRRGTLACRRVISPVLISPNLRFRNDMLRVPDQP